One region of Zingiber officinale cultivar Zhangliang chromosome 7B, Zo_v1.1, whole genome shotgun sequence genomic DNA includes:
- the LOC122006938 gene encoding auxin transporter-like protein 1, whose product MLPQKHAEEAAIAADGITILDQEPGGAKEGDAEPSAGFSLKSLLWHGGSSWDAWFSCASNQVAQVLLTLPYSFSQLGMVSGVILQLFYGFMGSWTAYLTSVLYVEYRTRKEKDNVSFTNHVIQWFEVLDGLLGPYWKAAGLAFNCTFLLFGSVIQLIACASNIYYINDQFDKRTWTYIFGACCATTVFIPSFHNYRIWSFLGLGMTTYTAWYLTIAAAVHGQVEGVTHSGPKKPVLYFTGATNILYTFGGHAVTVEIMHAMWKPRKFNYIYLLATLYVFTLTLPSAAFMYWAFGDELLSHSNAFSLLPKSRWRDAAVILMLIHQFITFGFACTPLYFVWEKVIGMHDTKSMCLRAIVRLPIVMPIWFLAIIFPFFGPINSAVGALLVSFTVYIIPALAHIITYWTWSSRQNAAEKPPFFLPSWTAMFLVDSFIIGWVLVVGFGLGGWASMTNFIRQIDTFGLFAKCYQCPKPHPEPALAPEHH is encoded by the exons ATGCTGCCGCAGAAGCATGCAGAGGAAGCTGCCATTGCCGCAGATGGCATTACTATTCTTGACCAGGAGCCGGGCGGCGCCAAAGAAGGTGACGCCGAGCCCTCTGCCGGATTCAGCTTGAAGAGCCTCCTCTGGCACGGCGGCTCCTCCTGGGACGCCTGGTTCAGCTGTGCTTCCAATCAA GTGGCGCAGGTGCTGTTGACGCTGCCCTACTCGTTCTCGCAGCTGGGGATGGTCTCCGGCGTGATCCTGCAGCTCTTCTACGGCTTCATGGGAAGCTGGACCGCCTACCTCACCAGCGTCCTCTACGTCGAGTATCGCACGCGGAAAGAGAAGGACAACGTCAGCTTCACCAACCACGTTATCCAG TGGTTCGAGGTGTTGGACGGGCTGCTGGGACCGTACTGGAAGGCCGCCGGACTCGCTTTTAACTGCACTTTCCTCCTCTTCGGCTCCGTCATTCAGCTCATCGCCTGCGCAAG CAACATCTACTACATCAACGACCAGTTCGACAAGAGGACATGGACTTACATATTTGGGGCCTGCTGCGCCACGACTGTGTTCATCCCCTCCTTCCACAACTACCGGATTTGGTCCTTCCTCGGCCTCGGCATGACCACTTACACCGCCTGGTACCTCACCATCGCTGCCGCCGTCCACGGGCAG GTGGAAGGCGTGACCCACTCAGGTCCAAAGAAGCCGGTTCTCTACTTCACTGGCGCGACCAATATCCTCTACACCTTCGGCGGTCATGCCGTTACTGT GGAGATCATGCATGCCATGTGGAAGCCGCGAAAGTTCAATTACATTTACCTTCTAGCTACACTATATGTTTTCACCCTCACATTGCCGTCGGCGGCTTTCATGTACTGGGCATTTGGCGATGAGTTGTTGTCTCACTCCAATGCCTTCTCACTATTGCCCAAGTCAAGGTGGAGAGATGCTGCAGTTATTCTCATGCTCATCCACCAGTTCATTACCTTTGGGTTTGCTTGCACCCCTCTTTATTTTGTTTGGGAAAAGGTAATCGGCATGCATGATACGAAGAGCATGTGCCTGCGAGCCATCGTACGCCTCCCAATTGTTATGCCGATTTGGTTCCTAGCCATCATCTTTCCTTTCTTTGGGCCTATCAACTCCGCCGTCGGTGCCCTCCTTGTTAGCTTCACTGTCTACATTATTCCTGCTTTGGCGCACATCATCACCTATTGGACATGGTCTTCACGACAG AATGCTGCCGAGAAACCGCCATTTTTCCTACCTAGCTGGACCGCCATGTTCCTAGTGGACTCCTTCATCATCGGGTGGGTGCTCGTGGTTGGGTTTGGGCTTGGTGGGTGGGCTAGCATGACTAACTTTATTCGGCAAATAGATACATTCGGCCTCTTCGCCAAGTGCTACCAGTGCCCCAAGCCCCACCCTGAGCCAGCCCTTGCACCGGAACACCACTGA
- the LOC122006937 gene encoding transcription factor DIVARICATA-like has protein sequence MEILTPCYHSTNCLVSEKRKGSKGTGTWTHDENKRFEDALARFDKETPDRWVMVAASVPGKTPWEVESHYLDLVDDVRQIESGRIPCPGYDSSFSLGWETNYGFEGLKQAYRIHGKRSGGRAFGHERKKGVPWTEAEHKLFLLGLEKHGKGDWRNISRNFVNTRTPTQVASHAQKYFIRLNSGGRDKRRSSIHDIKTTNLSENRPPALSEPPTLTPEPTTAFVLPWPGSHIHYQFKPTQ, from the exons ATGGAAATTCTGACTCCGTGTTACCACAGCACCAATTGTTTAGTTAGCGAGAAAAGAAAGGGTAGCAAAGGAACTGGTACTTGGACCCATGACGAGAACAAGCGCTTTGAGGATGCATTGGCAAGGTTCGACAAAGAGACCCCCGATCGTTGGGTAATGGTGGCGGCTTCTGTCCCCGGGAAGACTCCATGGGAGGTGGAAAGTCACTACCTGGACTTGGTGGACGATGTGAGGCAGATAGAATCAGGGAGGATCCCTTGTCCTGGTTATGACTCTTCGTTTTCTCTAGGATGGGAGACAAATTATGGCTTTGAAGGTCTGAAGCAAGCATACAGAATCCATGGTAAGCGATCAGGAGGACGAGCATTCGGCCATGAGAGGAAGAAAGGAGTCCCGTGGACTGAAGCCGAACACAA GCTTTTCCTGCTTGGTCTAGAAAAACATGGTAAAGGGGATTGGAGAAATATCTCTAGAAATTTTGTGAACACAAGAACCCCTACTCAAGTGGCTAGTCATGCCCAGAAGTACTTCATTAGACTAAATTCAGGTGGCAGAGATAAAAGAAGGTCTAGCATACATGACATCAAAACCACGAATCTATCGGAAAATAGGCCTCCAGCTCTATCAGAGCCACCCACCCTTACTCCTGAGCCAACCACAGCTTTTGTGCTGCCATGGCCTGGTTCTCACATCCATTATCAATTCAAACCGACACAGTGA